In the Tetrapisispora phaffii CBS 4417 chromosome 10, complete genome genome, GATCGATTAGATAATTATTGGCATATCCAAAGATGTATAACAAGTacataaaaacaaaaaaagaaagttcGTTACTCCATATGTAAAAGAGTATATTAGTTAACACCTGGAATATTTGTTTTACCcttcattttttgtaaaatttcCTTAAATCTAGATCTGTCTCTACCGTTAATTTGATCAGCATCATCCAGATTGATTAATTGCAATACTCTATCCCAAAAAGTATTATCTTGATCTAAAAATTCTTGGTTACTCTTTAAGAATTGATCATTTTCGGCTCTAacatcttttaaattagtttctttcttcttattATAAGTTTCATAGAAATCATCAATATACTTTACTgcatcttcttctaattccACTTTCTCTTGTTGATCTTTTCTGTCTTTGTCGGTAATTTCCAAATCTCTCCTCTCTTTCCATTGTCTTATAGCTTCACCGGCTTCCTGGTATGTATACTCACCACTCTCCAATTCAGCATCATTACCACTCATTTGCTCACCAGCTGTAGAAGCTTCACCATTCACTTGTGACGGTTGAACATCTTCAATATCAGGGAACTGTTCTTCAAACTCCTTAACAACATCTGCTTGTTCCAGAGGAACGTCCTGATGAATTTCGTCAGACATCTTATAATAGAACGCGGATGTAGGCAAAACTATCAATTAATCTCtaaatttgttttcaatAGAAAGTAAAACTAAACAAACCAAAGACAATCGGTCTTCCTATGTTATCCTTTAATCATGATTTAACAAGACTGTGTTCTGTTATATCTTGATTTCTTAATATCTTGTTGTTAAAGATTAAAGTTTCCCCTttcattcaaaaaatttggTTACTTCATACAGTCgttgataatgatatataaacaaaagGCATCTATATGATTATAAGCCTATACACATGCACATGTACGCATACACATAAGTTATAAGATGAAGTATATATGTTAATCGTTGATTCTATAACGGTGTGTATTACTATTTGTTACTCTATAAATCATGCCCAGTTCCAAATTATACGTCCAATACATGCACTAACCGTCTCATccctttaaatattattattttctctCTCTCATTGGATTAAGATGGATAGTGAATTCCctatttctattatttcATTAGTTTGTAAATCTAATAGTTTCAACCCATTTAGATATTGCACGAACTGTTCAGATATaccaataaattttaaattcacAAAATAGGTCTCATTAGGTTGTATTATTGGGACTTTGAAATCGTTGGATAGTAAAATTACATTATTCTTTACATTCTTTGTTggattattataataaactaCTGCGTTTAATGGAAATTGTGAgttgtttattatttgcaaTATAACTTTAAACTCTTCAccttttttctttattattttattctctagaaatttaaatgaaatattgtttaatttgttaattgaattgtaatttataaatCTTCCACTTGCTAATCTTGGTGTCTGTATATTCATTTGTGAAGAAGAGTTAGACAGACCATTTAAATTCATCGATGAGTTGGAATGAATGTTTGAAGTCGCAGTCGCTGAGGCGCTATAAGCATTTGGTTTAAGTGAAATGTCACTACCCCATGTGGTGcgaatatcaaatattttcaatttattattaatttttaaattataatcaatattCACTTTTActttaatgttttttttaccAGTGGAATTTACAAAAAGTTCTGGTAATTTGTATATTATACTATAACTATCGTTATTCAATACACTTATAGGCAGTGTTATCGTATCTGAATCATCTATCGGCTTTATCACTAAATCTTCATCAAAGTTATCATCATCTGAAATACTCAATCTAATAGTATTAAACACTAGTCCATATTCTTCTGTtctatcaaaatatttctcaATTAATAGTTTCAATTGTTGGGATACTTGCAAATCTAAGGATGTGAGAATGAAATTGTTCATATAACTTGTCATTACAccattatttataattctatctttattattctcATAGATGGTAATATTTCTTAATCTCATATTCAACGGTGAATAAATTGGGTAATCCACTGAGAATTCTTTGCCCTTAGTGAAGACATTACATTCTTTCGTAGTAGCTTGCGCAGCGCTTAACTCATCCAATAAGTTCACTTCTTGAAATGATTGTAAATATTGAGGCATCTCGTTTTCATCATTAGAAGGTTGTTTCTTGGGTTCACTTGAATaagaaaatttgaaaattattttattattatggCCATTATTCATGACAATTGATGATTTGAACAAATAGGTCTTGAAGAAATTGTTATTCAGTTTGTATAATCCTTGGTTGTTTACTCCATCAAGTTTAAGGAAACATTCGTCAAAATCCaaagatattaatttattatcattgatATGTACGACAAAGCCTTTAACTCTAACATTCTCGTTTTTGACCCTCAAATAAAAATCCAAATACTcatcaaaaacaataaatttcCTTTCATTATGAGATGCAACTATTTCATCAAAAGATCTTAAATCTGGACCAACTGTAGAATCCCCACTGATTGGTAAAAAGACCTCCATTTTAAACCGaatatgtatttattatgAGTGTTGTTAGTGTTCAGGCGAAGAGTGATTGCGAGGGCACCAAATGTGAGAACTTGAAGACTGCAATTGTACCTTTAACTCAACAGTACATCAAATGTGATGTCTCTTGAAGAGAAAACAAGCCCAGtacaaacaaacaaaatagGAATCACTGTAAAATATACATTTCACTTTAAgatctttcaattttttgaatatttctGATGTCCGAAGAGATGTTTAGGCGGTAAATGGCTAAGAGTCAATAGATTAAGTATGGATAAAAGGTTGAGTAAAAGCATCAAGAAGACAAATTGGATGTCTCTCCTTGACGGAGTTGTAATTATACGATATATGACGAGGCTGAAATAAGGTGTTTACGTGTCTTACATATAATTCTACTGCAATTAGGTTCTCTAAAGAATGATTCCATAAGTTGTTGTGGTTTTTTTTCCGTGAAACCAAGTTTACTTCATCGCATCAAATTTCAGAGCTTGTATACACATATACAGCGCAATTGCAAGTACATTGCGATTCAAATATGAACGAATTCAGAACACTCAAAATCTCGTTTAAACTGTTCCTCATCGCACCACCATCGGCTGAAACCCAAAGTTCACAGTTCGAAATAACCAGAacaattttacaaatttaTCTAATCGCAAACCAAACCAAAATATAAGATCGATTATTACCCATCGATGCCTTCAACATCATTGCCAAGTGCAGTTACAAAGGTTTGTTCCATCAATTGCCAGGCAGACGAGACGGACCAGCTAAACAGATTGTTGGGTGATGTGGCAGACATTGTAAAAGGTTTTCACAATATCCAACCTTTTAAACGTACTGCGATATTTTCTTTCGGACTTTTGTGGAATAGATGTCGTTTAAAGGGCCAAGGTATGAAACTAAAGTACAACTGCGTGAATTAATTAGTCAAAGTTACTTAATAACAGAAATTCAATAGTAATCAATTGGGTTTGGATAATgagtaaatatatatatatatatatgtgcGTGTGTGTGGACATGAAGATAAATAAAAGTGAATCTGATCTTTTGTTTTGACGACAATGCAATTACATTGTTAATAATTCCTTCTAATTTCTAACCCATTGAAAATTGAAAGTTCAAAGTGTCGCAAAGTTCTTTGAACTGACTTGGTTTGAGAAggtataattataaaagaagGTCTCGGTAAAGTGAATTAGACACAGGATAAGATATTATACACGTATTAAAGGGAAATAATGGGTTTTCTtaagattttgaaaaagcCAATGGGCTCGAATGatgtaaatattaaagCTACAAAAACTACTGAGTCAACTGCTTTTTATGGTAACGATGTTATTGCTTTTGATACGTTAAAGAGCGTTCAACCTTTTGTTAAACTTTTCAgaaatttacaaaatgtaatttattttgatgaCATCTGCACGCTGGACGGAAGTGAATGTCATCTCATAATAAAAGGTAACTCTGTTGTGATTAATGGTGAAGTTGTTATCAATTCACTAGTGGACTTGAACGTCTTCTTGAATTTAGATTCAAATTCAGTTACTTTCGAAGATATGGCCGTGACATACACTAATTGTCAGAAATTGTACAATACTGTCTTAGTTTCAAATTTCGAATCAATTTCTGCTCAAAAATACTTAACTGGTATATTAATCTCAAAATTTGGACTCCAATTGAATgatattcatatattattgaattctaaaaataaatttaattataaagatTGGTGCTATATCAAGTTAAACGGTtctaatgaatatataaaatgcTGGTGTCATATAGATAGAGATAGTAACGATGAAAGAAACGgcataaaaattaaattttacCAAGAAGACAAGAAATCtctaaagaaaaataatttaattggTTTTGTTGATAATTTGAACGTCACAGacttatttttaaatgtatCTGAAAGTAATTTGGAAGATGACAATGCAACTAAGTACATAGAAAGTATTGATTCGGTGAAGATATTAGGtacatttaaaattgtGAATTCAGGGTCTGAAAGCATTTCGAGGAGTTCaacttcttcatctttaaattcagATAATGTTGGTAATGAAAATCCAGCTGAAAAACTGCATAAGAGAAACATATCGATGGTAAGCGCGATTACACAAACTTCAAAGAATTCTTTTGCTTCAAAGAATTctctttcaaatttatcaatttcttcatcaattcAAACCGAAAAGATtaacaagaaaaagattgacttaaatttaataaactataaagatggtttaataattaaacCAATACCGCACGATGGTATCTCTCATATGGATTCTCTGTTGAGAATGTTAATACCTATGATTGACtgtttgaaaaaatatggTAGACCAGATAAGTTTAAAATAGATAAAAGTGATAGGGAGTCGATAATGTTCGCATTACCTAGTCCAAATTCAACAAGAATAGTTGATGCTGTACtacaagaaaaattttttaatgactTCACATTAATAGATGACAACCAGAATAATTCCACCGCTCAAATTTCTATGAATTCAGTCTCAGATTTATTAGtagataatatataattactTCGTTCATTGatacataaatataatatatttatattatttttatgttatatttttatgttAATGCTATGCAATTCGTTCtctaattcaaatatttcatttctaaatctgttattattaattgaattagaGATTAAAAATTCTTCTATATCCTTCTGAATTTCAATCAGTTTACGTTcgatttcaaaatttgaatacACTTTATTATAGTTAATTAAAACTTCAAATAGCGGTAACCAAATATTATCTTTCTGCCAATATctcttaaaatttttgttcAGTTTCCCATGATTATTGGTATTCAATGAAATAGGTTCCCCGAATAACATATAATGAATCATATTAGCTAATccaaaataatcaatttcatAACTCCATTCTTTCTTCTGTTGGACTTCTAAGCAATCTTGATCATCAAAATTCCAATCAGCAATAAACTTTGTACCTTCTGGAAGTATTTGCATATCAAACGATCTTCCAAAATCGATTAAATACAATCCTTTGAAATTCCAACCATGGGATCCATCAGCTTTGTAACCCATAGAAATTtcagatttttcaaatcgAATCATACAATTATCAGGCTTTATATCGCCATGtattatatcaattgaatGTAATTTGGTTATTACCTTGATCAGCTCAACAGTGAAAAACATACACAGAATTTCGTTAATGCCAATATCCTTAGATTGattaactttatttttgtagTGATTAATCAAATCAAGTAAAGTACCTTGATCGGCATATTTTAAGACAAGATAACTTTCATCAGTAAAGCAGTGCAATGAGTTAACTTGAATAATAGATCTTAATATAGAATCACcctttaatcttttttcaatttgttttaaaatgtAATATTCCCATTTACTTGCAGGTTTCTCAACTTTTAAAGCATTTAAACGGCCTGTACTTGATTCAGCTAAATAAACTGTAGCATATCCACCTTCCCCTAATTTACCTCTGATACAATAAAGATCACCAGTCTTCTTGAAATCAACAATTggatttttgttttcagAAATGCTTAATCTATGGatgttttttaaaaagGCACTCATTTTCAATGGTTGCTTATAATCATAGAAAGTTTGATATGACTTTAAAGGTAAAGTAAGTTTAGACAACAATTGAGTTCTTAATTCAATGCTCAAAggattaataattaaatttttgtttctatAGTGGTTAGGTTGTGTTAAAAAAGGTGAGCTTTGGGAAGTAGAATAGAAactttctttattttctttaatcGGGGTCATCATATTATTGGTATTAGAGGTTCTGTATTCCTGTCTTGTTTCGATCTTTTGTTCTGGTAATTTCATTTGTTGCTGTAAAGTTTCTGTATCTTCTTCAACTGATTTCTGAGAATTTAAGTTATTTTTTGCCACATTTTTCACTTCAGTCAAATCATCTAGATTTTGTTTAGTAAACTCTTGGGTATTTTCATATAATGCAAATTTATTCTCAGTATGTTCGTCATTGTCTCCCAAGCTATTTGGTCCCTcataattttgattaaaCATGGAATAAACTTCATTAATGGCATTCTTTGAAAAGAAGGTTATAGTTGGAGAGTTATTGAGTTTATTAGCTGTCATAATTCCTAAagtattttctttttttggaGTAATTCTATTGCCAGTATCATTCAATGGCAATATTGAtgtttttgtaaaatttaCATTTTCAACTTGTTCTTGAGAGTTTGGAGCAGATGTTATAGCAGAGTTGCTATTTGAGCTTTGCAGATTGCCAATCTGGTTAATAATAGAAGGTATTTCTGGTGAATTGTCAATGTCTTTTTCAGTAAATGGCTGttcaatatttgtttttatttttttattttgtggTGAGTCTTTCATGATTAAATGTTTTTGTGGCCgtatttcaaaaacattcCTTGAAATAGCCatcaattcttcaaaacagtattcttcattatcaCCAGGATATATTAAGTTGAAATTAacatcaattttttcagtCTTCTTTCCAGgtatttcaattattttatatacagGATCAGTTCTTCCAATTTTatcttgaaatattgaGATTTTTCCGACGTGCTTATGATTAGAGTTGATAATCGGAGCATCTTCTATACTATCAATACTTTGTTTAAGTTTTCCAGCATTAATTCCAGACTCCAACATTGTACTTTGTAATCTATTCTCCTTCTCTCGAACATTTTTGGGATTCAACATATCCCATCcatcatttttatctattaatatattattagaatCATTTGCGTCatcttgaaatatttgtattttattgttttgtaatttttcaacattATTGCTTTCTTGGAATGTTTCTATAAATTCATCTCTTTCTTTTCCTAACACCATTTTTGGAGGTTCGAAATTTTTAAGCAAATCTGGTAATTCCATATGTTTACAATTAAGTTTATCAAAAGTTAAGTCAATATTCAGTTCTCGTACTCTTTCACTAAAttcatcatattttttttgtaatctTTTTAATGGTCTTGCATTTTCTTCCAAACCATTTTCTAAGATGAACATGGcttctttaaatcttttcatattcattaatatattcacGAATTCTTCATAAAATAAGGTTAACTTTACCCCAATCCTTTTACGATACatataaacaaatatatctttCATATCAACCAACGATCCTCTAGCAAACAGATCGATGTACCAAAgccaaatttttaaatatcttgggtcatttttataaatatctaCATCTTTTAGATACATCAAACACCTTTCCATTAAATCTAACATCCCACTCTGCTTGGATGTTCCACCTTGAGGGAATGCATCATTTATCCATTGGATGTATTCCAAGTAAAGTTCCAAAGGATCATCCATTTCTTCAAGCTCTTCCATCAATcgtttttcaaaaattatttttgttgagTTTAACTGAGACATATCCTGTCGTAACATTTGCGACAAATGCAAAGCAGATCTACCTTGCTTCAAAGGTAGGATATTCTCTTTCTCAGATTCAATATCGTTAAAAGTAGTCGAATATTCAGTCATTCATGCACAATAAGAGAAAGATACCTGTGACGGGCACGAAGCATACAGGATGATAATCTTCGTAACCTTCTAAACACAACGTGATGctaaagatatttaaatacGTGTAGATCTGTTATTTAGCATGCTTTGGAATccatatatacaaatagagattatttctaattaaatacaaaatttcatttttaagaTTCAAATTCTGACgatttaattgttttgattataaaaatCTATAGTTGAGTTTGTTGCGCACGGACACCAAAAAAAGgtaataaaatatgtaaTGGTGTTAAGCTCATCGTAAAGAACAATGTATAATTTTTACAAATGTAGTTCAATTGGGATTAGAAGATCTATGTTTGTAtaacttttaatttaatgtGATTCTGTCAGGAATATGAGAACTTATAGATAAGATTCTTAATTGTCAccaatataatatttgtagacaaattttaaatggtAGTAATAACTGAAGTTCTAGAACTCTGAgcataatattaattaagaATGAAAcaactcatatataaatagagGGGTTTCTGTATaagaatttatattatttgttatgCATTGTATATGAGTATGTgatatttgaagaagaattcaCCAGATTACAAAATAGCCGTTGCGGTAACATGAAGACTACCGAATTAAGCTTATACACAACGACAGTCGATGTCGATGGCGTTCGATCACTTACCCTTGTATCTCTTGATCTCTAAATATTCTGCAATTTAAATTGAAGAGTTATAGAAGGCGTGATATAGGTTTTTGGTTCtaatatttaatgttatttaCATGTATAAGGAATAATTACGGGATCGGACATTGTCTGTAATCAAAGATACTCTCAatagaaatgaaatatGACATATCTGTATCGC is a window encoding:
- the TPH3 gene encoding Tph3p (similar to Saccharomyces cerevisiae YJL016W; ancestral locus Anc_5.164) — translated: MGFLKILKKPMGSNDVNIKATKTTESTAFYGNDVIAFDTLKSVQPFVKLFRNLQNVIYFDDICTLDGSECHLIIKGNSVVINGEVVINSLVDLNVFLNLDSNSVTFEDMAVTYTNCQKLYNTVLVSNFESISAQKYLTGILISKFGLQLNDIHILLNSKNKFNYKDWCYIKLNGSNEYIKCWCHIDRDSNDERNGIKIKFYQEDKKSLKKNNLIGFVDNLNVTDLFLNVSESNLEDDNATKYIESIDSVKILGTFKIVNSGSESISRSSTSSSLNSDNVGNENPAEKLHKRNISMVSAITQTSKNSFASKNSLSNLSISSSIQTEKINKKKIDLNLINYKDGLIIKPIPHDGISHMDSLLRMLIPMIDCLKKYGRPDKFKIDKSDRESIMFALPSPNSTRIVDAVLQEKFFNDFTLIDDNQNNSTAQISMNSVSDLLVDNI
- the CLC1 gene encoding clathrin light chain CLC1 (similar to Saccharomyces cerevisiae CLC1 (YGR167W); ancestral locus Anc_5.168), which translates into the protein MSDEIHQDVPLEQADVVKEFEEQFPDIEDVQPSQVNGEASTAGEQMSGNDAELESGEYTYQEAGEAIRQWKERRDLEITDKDRKDQQEKVELEEDAVKYIDDFYETYNKKKETNLKDVRAENDQFLKSNQEFLDQDNTFWDRVLQLINLDDADQINGRDRSRFKEILQKMKGKTNIPGVN
- the BUB1 gene encoding protein kinase BUB1 (similar to Saccharomyces cerevisiae BUB1 (YGR188C) and MAD3 (YJL013C); ancestral locus Anc_5.162): MTEYSTTFNDIESEKENILPLKQGRSALHLSQMLRQDMSQLNSTKIIFEKRLMEELEEMDDPLELYLEYIQWINDAFPQGGTSKQSGMLDLMERCLMYLKDVDIYKNDPRYLKIWLWYIDLFARGSLVDMKDIFVYMYRKRIGVKLTLFYEEFVNILMNMKRFKEAMFILENGLEENARPLKRLQKKYDEFSERVRELNIDLTFDKLNCKHMELPDLLKNFEPPKMVLGKERDEFIETFQESNNVEKLQNNKIQIFQDDANDSNNILIDKNDGWDMLNPKNVREKENRLQSTMLESGINAGKLKQSIDSIEDAPIINSNHKHVGKISIFQDKIGRTDPVYKIIEIPGKKTEKIDVNFNLIYPGDNEEYCFEELMAISRNVFEIRPQKHLIMKDSPQNKKIKTNIEQPFTEKDIDNSPEIPSIINQIGNLQSSNSNSAITSAPNSQEQVENVNFTKTSILPLNDTGNRITPKKENTLGIMTANKLNNSPTITFFSKNAINEVYSMFNQNYEGPNSLGDNDEHTENKFALYENTQEFTKQNLDDLTEVKNVAKNNLNSQKSVEEDTETLQQQMKLPEQKIETRQEYRTSNTNNMMTPIKENKESFYSTSQSSPFLTQPNHYRNKNLIINPLSIELRTQLLSKLTLPLKSYQTFYDYKQPLKMSAFLKNIHRLSISENKNPIVDFKKTGDLYCIRGKLGEGGYATVYLAESSTGRLNALKVEKPASKWEYYILKQIEKRLKGDSILRSIIQVNSLHCFTDESYLVLKYADQGTLLDLINHYKNKVNQSKDIGINEILCMFFTVELIKVITKLHSIDIIHGDIKPDNCMIRFEKSEISMGYKADGSHGWNFKGLYLIDFGRSFDMQILPEGTKFIADWNFDDQDCLEVQQKKEWSYEIDYFGLANMIHYMLFGEPISLNTNNHGKLNKNFKRYWQKDNIWLPLFEVLINYNKVYSNFEIERKLIEIQKDIEEFLISNSINNNRFRNEIFELENELHSINIKI
- the TRS65 gene encoding Trs65p (similar to Saccharomyces cerevisiae KRE11 (YGR166W); ancestral locus Anc_5.167) — protein: MEVFLPISGDSTVGPDLRSFDEIVASHNERKFIVFDEYLDFYLRVKNENVRVKGFVVHINDNKLISLDFDECFLKLDGVNNQGLYKLNNNFFKTYLFKSSIVMNNGHNNKIIFKFSYSSEPKKQPSNDENEMPQYLQSFQEVNLLDELSAAQATTKECNVFTKGKEFSVDYPIYSPLNMRLRNITIYENNKDRIINNGVMTSYMNNFILTSLDLQVSQQLKLLIEKYFDRTEEYGLVFNTIRLSISDDDNFDEDLVIKPIDDSDTITLPISVLNNDSYSIIYKLPELFVNSTGKKNIKVKVNIDYNLKINNKLKIFDIRTTWGSDISLKPNAYSASATATSNIHSNSSMNLNGLSNSSSQMNIQTPRLASGRFINYNSINKLNNISFKFLENKIIKKKGEEFKVILQIINNSQFPLNAVVYYNNPTKNVKNNVILLSNDFKVPIIQPNETYFVNLKFIGISEQFVQYLNGLKLLDLQTNEIIEIGNSLSILIQ